In Solenopsis invicta isolate M01_SB chromosome 1, UNIL_Sinv_3.0, whole genome shotgun sequence, one genomic interval encodes:
- the LOC105193281 gene encoding short-chain dehydrogenase/reductase family 16C member 6 produces MDSYHDETILIKTYNILRLLAEILLLILKIIYYICEDIYKLIVPPKKKSVAGEIVLITGAGSGIGKELAIGYASLGATVVCWDIDEKTNNQTMNDIKKMGRNSVYAYRCDVTDKEEVFKVAEKVKNEVGDVTILVNNAGIVFVKSFLNQTLDEIARVIDVNVTSHYWTLKAILPRMIEKNYGHVVAISSITGLASGPYGTVYGPSKFAVKAIMEAISEELRILSKGKSSIKFTTVYPTFVQTGFAESKIRFSWLGPLLPQKAAALIINAQRQNCENKSLPSIVLPGSKLMRLLPDKAFKCILDFIDISAYPEE; encoded by the exons acaattttgataaaaacatATAACATCTTGCGCCTACTAGCAGagatattattacttattttgaaaattatatattatatttgcgaAGATATATACAAATTGATCGTTCCACCGAAGAAAAAGAGCGTAGCTGGTGAAATTGTTTTG ATAACAGGTGCAGGTTCTGGTATCGGAAAGGAATTAGCCATTGGCTATGCTTCATTAGGAGCAACAGTGGTATGTTGGGATATAGATGAAAAAACCAACAATCAGACGATgaacgatattaaaaaaatgggaAGAAACTCTGTATATGCGTATCG ATGTGATGTAACAGATAAAGAAGAAGTTTTTAAGGTAGCCGagaaagtgaaaaacgaagtaGGTGACGTTACTATTTTGGTCAACAATGCTGGCATAGTGTTTGTTAAATCATTCCTGAATCAGACCTTAGATGAAATTGCACGAGTCATAGATGTCAATGTAACATCGCATTATTGG acattaaaagcaattttaccAAGAATGATCGAAAAGAATTACGGTCATGTTGTGGCAATTTCATCAATAACAGGACTTGCTAGTGGGCCTTATGGGACGGTTTACGGTCCTTCCAAATTTGCAGTAAAAG CAATTATGGAAGCTATTTCGGAAGAATTGCGTATTTTGAGTAAAGGAAAATCTTCCATCAAATTTACTACTGTTTATCCGACTTTTGTGCAAACCGGATTTGCTGAATCAAAAATTAG GTTTTCATGGTTAGGACCACTTTTACCACAGAAAGCAGCCGCGTTAATAATTAACGCACAAAGGCAAAATTGTGAAAACAAAAGCTTGCCTTCAATTGTTTTGCCCGGTTCTAAACTAATGAG